ACGTCTCGCGCGCGGTGGATGCCGTACGGGCACGCTTCGGCTTCGAGGCGATGCAGAGTGCCCGGCTCGTCGGCCGCCCCGATCCGCGTCGCGCCGAGGCCGACGGGGACGCCGACTAGATTTCCGGCTGGACACTTCTTTCTGGAGCACTGCATGGCGACCGCCGAAGGCCGCACCATTTCATTCACCGGACCCGAGGCCATCGACGTGGCCGTCCTCGAGACCTTTCCGTATCAGGGGCCCGATCAGCAGATCGTGACCACCACGGACGAGTTCTCGGCGGTCTGCCCCTTCAGCGGACTGCCTGATATCGCGAGGCTCACGCTCGAGTACGTCCCGAGCGAGGCCTGCATCGAGCTCAAGAGCCTCAAGTACTACATGATGAGCTATCGCAACGTGGGGATCTTCCAGGAGCACGCCACCGCGCGCTTCGCGGAGGACCTGCAGCGAGTGCTCAAGGCGAAGCGCCTCTCGGTCACGACGGTCTACAACGTCCGCGGCGGCTTCCTCACGACGTGCACGGTGGCGCTTCCGGGGTAGTTGGCGGCTTGCTGGTTCCGGTACCGGACTGCATCCTCAAGGTGGCGCCGTTTGCCCGTTCTGCAGCCTGTCGCCACCCTCGGACCGGAGAGCCCACCACCATGCGTCTTCCCCTGCTCTGCACCATCCTCCTCGCCGCTTGCGCTGGTGGCGAGAAGGCCCCCGCTCCAGGCGATTCGACCCCGCCCGCCGCGCCGGCGCCACCGCCGGCATTGACGGTCGCCCAGGTGACCGGCAGCTGGAACGGCACCTCCAAGCTGGCCGGGACCGACTCGGTGGTCAGTACGTGGACTGCCACCACGACCAGCGACAGCACCGGGGTCTTTGCCGAGCCGGGGCAGAAGGACGTCAAGTACACGACCGTCCTTGCGGGCGACAGCATGATCGTGACCTCTGAGCCCCATGTGGCCCCGATGATGGGAAAGGCCAAGGTCATGTGGGTGTCTGTTGGTCGGCTCGATGCCAGCGGGGCCCTCGTTGGCACCGGGGTGACGATGCTGGCCGAGAAGCACGACTCCGTGCTCGGCCGGGTGACCTGGACGGCAACCAAGAAGCCCTGACGCATCCTGAAACGTGAGCGGCGGCCCCCACCGACCTGCTGGTGGGGGCCGCCGTTTTGTCAGCCAGCGACCGCACGATTCTTGCTCAAGCAGGCGGCGTCATGGCCCTCTCCCCCGAATTCATCGCCCTGCAGGAATCCGTCCTGGGCCGCTACTCCCTCGAGCGCGAACTCGGGAGGGGCGGGATGGGGACGGTCTATCTGGCGCGTGACGTGAAACTGGACCGTCCGGTCGCCATCAAGTTTCTCCACACGGACCT
The DNA window shown above is from Gemmatimonadota bacterium and carries:
- the queF gene encoding NADPH-dependent 7-cyano-7-deazaguanine reductase QueF; this translates as MATAEGRTISFTGPEAIDVAVLETFPYQGPDQQIVTTTDEFSAVCPFSGLPDIARLTLEYVPSEACIELKSLKYYMMSYRNVGIFQEHATARFAEDLQRVLKAKRLSVTTVYNVRGGFLTTCTVALPG